The stretch of DNA CCCCACACCGGGGGCCACCCGCATAGCAAAGATGGCGATAAGAGCGGGGGCGAGGAAGATCAGTGCCCACATGGCCTCTGCGCGCTGCCCGTGAAGCCAGCGTCCCCTCGTCCGCATTCCGGGACGGGCGCGGTCCAGCGGCTTCGCGGCGGGACCGCGCCCTTGCTGAGGGCCTATGCTCTGTCCAGTGACCGAGGAGCGGTCCGACATTTTGACCCGGTTCATGGTCGACTTCTCCTATTTGTAGGGTGCCCAGACTTTGTTGAGCTGGCCCGCCGCCGTTTCCAGCGCCGCCTTCGGATCGGAGCCATTCCGGATGTCAGAGAACGCCCGCCCCATGACTTCTTCGAATTCCACGTAGCCGACTGTGGAGAGACGAGTAATACCGGTGTTCGCGGTTTCGTAGTCAATGATCTTCGCGGCCTTCTTGCCCTCTTCTGAAGCGAAAACGCTACGGGCAAAGTACTCGTCCTTGCCTTCCACGTTGGCCGGCAATTCCGGAGTGGGAGCGTTGATGGCGTACCCGCCGCCATTGTCCACAGACATCCACTTCATGAAGATCGCCGCGGCTTCCTTTTTCTGGCTGAAAGGGTTCATCGAAAGCGCCCAGGAGCCCGAAGCCGTTACCGGCTTGCCGTCCTCGAAATATGGGTGCAGCGCTACACCCCAGTTGACATTGGATTTCTGCAAAGCAGGCAGCAGCCAAGGGCCCTGGACCTGGAAAGCCGTTTTACCCGCCAAAAAATCAGGATCACTCTGCTCGGCGCCAACCCCCCTGGGGGAGAGCCCATCCTTGAAGATCGAGCCGTACCATCCCATGGACTTAACCCAGGCTTCAGAGGTGATGTCGGGAGTGAGGTTGCCGTTGCCCGTTGCGCCAGGGGATCCGCCCAAGGACACGGGGAGGGCTTCGAGCTGGTAATACCGGTCCACCTGTCCCAGGACCAGACCGTTCGGAGCACCTGCGTCCACGGCCTTCTTGGCATCGCTGCTCAGCTTCTCCCAAGTGACCCGCTTCTGGGCATCATCCGAGGGGTACGCCACCCCGGCCTTGTCCAGAAGATCTTTGTTGTAAAAGAGCAACTGCGTTGAGTTGGCAATCGGTACTCCCTCCAGCTTGCCTTCGGCGGAGCTTCCTTCGAGGGAAGCCTTGTCCCAGGAGTCCTTGTACGGCTCAAATTGCTTCGTCAGATCGGTGGTGTAACCACGGGCTGTCAAGGCTGCAAGGCGGGGCATGTCGGCCCAGTAGACATCAGGGTTACCGTCTTTTGCGGAAACCCGGGCTTCGAGAACTGAGTTGAGCTGGTCAAAGGGAACGCTTTCGAATTCGACCTTGATGCTGGGGTGTTCCTTATTGAAAGCGTCCAGCACACCCTGCATCCCATTTTTCTCAAGCTGGAGGTGGCTCAGGACTTTGATCGTGGCCGTGGGGTCCTTTTCCGGGATGCTCCACTCCTGGTCAGCCTGGTTCTCGCCTTGGGTGGTGCCGGCAGGTGAACTGCATCCGGCGGTGGCGAGGAGGATGCCCACGCCAAGCAGGGAGCTGGCGAGGCGAATGCGTCGTTGCATGAATAACTCCGTTCGTGACTTCATGTTGTGGATCCGGTATTCGTGCCGGATCAACACTGGAAATTGGGATTAGACAGAGGACAAACGGTCAAGGAAGTGGGAGATGAACGCATCCGCGTCCACATCCACTGCGATCTTGACGTTGGGCTGAGGAGGGTTATCAGTGGTGAGAAAATCTGCCACGGCCACTCCCCGGGCAATGCTCGGCCCGGTGACGACTTCCACGTGGGCGTCCTTCCACGTGAGGAGTTCCGGCCTCGACACCGCGGCCACAGCCAACGGATCATGCATAGCGCAGGACTTTCCGGCGTTTGGATCCCCCGGGTTCTTGACGGCCAGATAGTCAATCCATCCCATGGTGTAGTCGCCGGCGAAAGAACCAAAACGGCTCGCACCCGCCCGCATTTTCTCGGCGTGCTCCCGCGTGAGCTGGACCTTCAGGGTCACATCCAGTCCCACGAGACGGATGGCAGCCCCGGAACGCAACACAGCTTCCGCCGCCTCAGGGTCCATCCAGAAGTTGAACTCGCCCGGCATCCCGGAGACATTGGTGTGCTCGAGGAACACGCCGCCCATGATGACGATCTCTTTGACATTGCGGGCGAAGGCAGGATCAAGATTGATCGCCGCCGCCACGTTCGTCAAAGGACCGATCGCCACCACCGTCAGCTCCCCGGGCGCTTCCGCTGCCTGCTTGGCGAGCTCGGAGGCTGCATACCCCTGGCGCGGCCTGCGGTGGCCAAACTCGGCCCGGACCTTCTCAGGAGCACACCGAAACTTGTCAGGGTACTGAATAGGGGCTGCAGCCCCCTGCACGACCGGAACATGCGGTGCACCCAAACGGTCCAACAGCTCGCCGGTCAGGTACGAGGCGCTCTCCACATCGGCATTTCCATTCACCGTGGTCACCATTTCGACGGTGATATCCGGCTCAGTAAGGGCAAGGGCGAGGGCGAATCCATCGTCGATGTCCGAACCGGGCACCCCCATTGCCATGTCCGTATCAAGAATTATGCGCGTTGGCGCTGTTGGGGAAGCGATCACAGCAAAGAACTCCTTCGTTCAACTCGTGTTGACTTGTGATATTCAACACGAGTTGAACGGCTAATACAAGGGGGTTGCAGGCTGGCAGGGCGTGCTTCATCCCGGACTCAGCGTGGCGCAGGTACTGCTAGGCAGTCTCCCCACTGATTCCGCAGTCGCGGGCAAACTTCGAAGTTTAAAAAGGGGCGCCGTCCAGATCTCCCTTGGACCCAGACGGCGCCTGCCTTACTTACGGGTGTATCAGTTGGCGGTGACCCGGTCTTGCGGGATGCCCGCGTTTTTCTCGTCCAGTTCCTGGGCGGCGGTGATGCGCCGGTCCAGTTTTGCCAGCGTTTCCGGTGCGAGGATGGTCGCGACAACGGTGATGACCCCGATGATGCTGAAGTACAGGATCACCCAGCCCGGCTTGCCGCCGCCGGCAGTGAGCAGGGCCACGGCGACCAGCGGTGCGATGCCGCCTGCCAGGACCGAGCCGAATTGGTAGCCCATGGATGCGCCGCTGTAGCGCAGCTTGGTGGAGAACAGCTCCGCGAAGAAGGCGGCCTGGGGGCCGTACATCGAGTTGTGGAAGACGGCCAGCCCGATAATGATGGCGAGCGTTGCCAGCAGCGCGCTGCCGGTATCCGTCATGACGAAGTAGAGCGGGAAGAACAGGAGTCCGCCGATGGACCCGAACAGGTACAGCGGCTTGCGCCCGATCTTGTCCGAGAGGATGGCCCACAGCGGCACGGCAAAGACGCCGATGGCTGAGGCAATCAGAACGGACATGGTGCCCTGGTTGGCCCGTTCAGCACCGAACGTCTTCATGATGTAGACCACGGAGAAGGTCGTGTACAGGTAGAACGCGGAGTTTTCTGCCAGGCGCATGCCCACCACAAGCCAGATGCCCTTGGTTTCCTTCTTCATGGCCTCGCCGAGGGGCTTTTTCGCGGTCTGGTTCGCCGCCACAAGTTCCTTGAAGTCCTTGGAGTCTTCAAGCTTGTTCCGGACCACCATGCCGGTGACGATCAGGATAACGCTGAGCAGGAACGGAAGGCGCCAGGCCCAGGCGTCGAACTCTGCTGCCGGTACGGCTGCTTTGACGGCAAGGACGCTGGAGTTGGCCAGCAGCATGCCCGCCGGCACGC from Pseudarthrobacter siccitolerans encodes:
- a CDS encoding ABC transporter substrate-binding protein, producing MQRRIRLASSLLGVGILLATAGCSSPAGTTQGENQADQEWSIPEKDPTATIKVLSHLQLEKNGMQGVLDAFNKEHPSIKVEFESVPFDQLNSVLEARVSAKDGNPDVYWADMPRLAALTARGYTTDLTKQFEPYKDSWDKASLEGSSAEGKLEGVPIANSTQLLFYNKDLLDKAGVAYPSDDAQKRVTWEKLSSDAKKAVDAGAPNGLVLGQVDRYYQLEALPVSLGGSPGATGNGNLTPDITSEAWVKSMGWYGSIFKDGLSPRGVGAEQSDPDFLAGKTAFQVQGPWLLPALQKSNVNWGVALHPYFEDGKPVTASGSWALSMNPFSQKKEAAAIFMKWMSVDNGGGYAINAPTPELPANVEGKDEYFARSVFASEEGKKAAKIIDYETANTGITRLSTVGYVEFEEVMGRAFSDIRNGSDPKAALETAAGQLNKVWAPYK
- a CDS encoding nucleoside hydrolase; its protein translation is MIASPTAPTRIILDTDMAMGVPGSDIDDGFALALALTEPDITVEMVTTVNGNADVESASYLTGELLDRLGAPHVPVVQGAAAPIQYPDKFRCAPEKVRAEFGHRRPRQGYAASELAKQAAEAPGELTVVAIGPLTNVAAAINLDPAFARNVKEIVIMGGVFLEHTNVSGMPGEFNFWMDPEAAEAVLRSGAAIRLVGLDVTLKVQLTREHAEKMRAGASRFGSFAGDYTMGWIDYLAVKNPGDPNAGKSCAMHDPLAVAAVSRPELLTWKDAHVEVVTGPSIARGVAVADFLTTDNPPQPNVKIAVDVDADAFISHFLDRLSSV
- a CDS encoding MFS transporter; this translates as MTISNTQAKKKAPWRVPAASFIGTTIEWYDYYIFGLLAATGVFSRLYFPEQDPATGLLMAFVTYAVGFVARPFGGMFAGHFGDKIGRKPMLVLSLLIMGFATLAMGMLPTYAQIGVWAPILLTVLRLLQGFGAGAEWAGAAVISIEHAPAGRSGFFGSFTQMGVPAGMLLANSSVLAVKAAVPAAEFDAWAWRLPFLLSVILIVTGMVVRNKLEDSKDFKELVAANQTAKKPLGEAMKKETKGIWLVVGMRLAENSAFYLYTTFSVVYIMKTFGAERANQGTMSVLIASAIGVFAVPLWAILSDKIGRKPLYLFGSIGGLLFFPLYFVMTDTGSALLATLAIIIGLAVFHNSMYGPQAAFFAELFSTKLRYSGASMGYQFGSVLAGGIAPLVAVALLTAGGGKPGWVILYFSIIGVITVVATILAPETLAKLDRRITAAQELDEKNAGIPQDRVTAN